In a single window of the Campylobacter hyointestinalis subsp. lawsonii genome:
- a CDS encoding rhodanese-like domain-containing protein: MNIPNNHIVDIRRPSEWMEFGILEGSKLITFENLNGKINPMFLSLIEQNFKKDDEIVLMCHTAIRSKAAMKFLQEKGYSNVKEIKGGAYYFEKMGAKFVPYSGE; encoded by the coding sequence ATGAATATACCAAATAATCACATAGTAGATATCAGACGTCCTAGTGAGTGGATGGAATTTGGCATTTTAGAAGGCTCAAAACTCATAACATTTGAAAATTTAAATGGAAAGATAAATCCTATGTTTTTGTCGCTTATAGAACAAAATTTCAAAAAAGACGATGAGATAGTCTTGATGTGTCATACGGCAATCAGATCTAAGGCGGCTATGAAATTTTTGCAAGAAAAAGGCTATAGCAACGTAAAAGAGATAAAAGGTGGAGCGTATTATTTTGAAAAAATGGGTGCTAAGTTTGTGCCATATAGTGGAGAATAA
- the ruvB gene encoding Holliday junction branch migration DNA helicase RuvB — MDRIVEIEKVNFESEYEINLRPASFDDYIGQEKIKSNLKVFIAAAKKRSECLDHALFYGPPGLGKTTIAHIIASEMNTNIKITAAPMIEKSGDLAAILTNLEVGDVLFIDEIHRLSSAIEEVLYSAMEDFRLDIIIGSGPAAQTIKIDIPKFTLIGATTRAGMISAPLRDRFGMQFRLQFYTPEELALIVSKASNKLGKNCQKEASLEIAKRSRGTPRIALRLLKRIRDFAEINDENSITKDRAKEALDSLGVNDLGFDEMDLKYLDILLDAKDRPLGLSTIAAALSEDEGTIEDVIEPYLLANGYIQRTAKGRTLSYKSFDALGIKYNKGLFDE, encoded by the coding sequence TTGGATAGAATAGTTGAGATAGAAAAAGTAAATTTTGAGAGTGAATATGAGATAAATTTAAGACCGGCTAGCTTTGATGACTACATAGGACAAGAAAAAATCAAGTCAAATTTAAAAGTTTTTATAGCAGCGGCAAAAAAACGATCTGAATGCTTAGATCACGCCCTATTTTATGGGCCTCCTGGACTTGGAAAAACTACTATCGCTCACATAATAGCCTCCGAAATGAACACAAATATAAAGATAACCGCAGCCCCTATGATAGAAAAATCAGGAGATCTTGCTGCTATCTTAACAAATTTAGAAGTCGGCGACGTACTTTTCATAGATGAGATCCATAGACTAAGCTCTGCTATAGAAGAGGTTTTGTACTCTGCTATGGAAGATTTTAGACTAGATATCATCATAGGAAGCGGACCTGCTGCTCAAACTATAAAAATAGACATTCCTAAATTTACGCTAATTGGTGCTACAACAAGAGCTGGAATGATATCAGCTCCTCTTAGAGATCGCTTTGGAATGCAGTTTAGACTGCAGTTTTACACGCCTGAAGAACTCGCTTTGATAGTATCAAAAGCGTCAAATAAACTTGGGAAAAATTGTCAAAAAGAAGCTAGCTTAGAGATCGCAAAAAGAAGTCGTGGAACTCCTCGTATAGCTTTACGCCTTTTAAAAAGAATACGTGATTTTGCTGAGATAAACGATGAAAATAGTATAACAAAAGATAGAGCAAAAGAGGCTCTTGATAGTCTTGGGGTGAATGACCTTGGGTTTGATGAGATGGATCTAAAATATCTTGATATACTTTTAGACGCTAAAGACCGCCCTTTAGGGCTTTCTACTATAGCTGCTGCTTTGAGCGAAGACGAAGGTACGATTGAAGACGTGATAGAGCCATATTTATTAGCAAACGGATATATACAAAGGACTGCAAAAGGAAGAACTCTAAGCTACAAAAGTTTTGATGCTTTAGGGATAAAATATAACAAAGGCTTATTTGATGAGTAA
- a CDS encoding AI-2E family transporter — protein sequence MSNNSLKSAKDDKMQKTNQIFFALFAVFMLGWMIFLFKSYLLTISIGILLAVSTANIQNFFLQATKGKRLISTIFTTIFFVAIFIIPFIYAVVAIFEQGTSVDISYLNSIVTYIKNYDFTLPSKVQFLEPKFKELLLSIDFNSLVTNAFNYIKSSLEKSASFFTDMGLIVLFFFLSHLYANELTSYIKSVTPMAPSELEFIFLEVTNTMSVVFYTTIANAILQGFLFSLIALFYGQNGLLFGVLFGFASLIPIVGGALIYVPFSIYELSIGDTFGAIVVFLYSVIVISTLADNFIKPLIIKFINQKLVKTKAKMNELVLFFAGVAGLSSFGFWGVILGPAIVTLTTATLRLYVLLKKRGIM from the coding sequence ATGAGTAACAACTCACTAAAATCAGCAAAAGACGATAAGATGCAAAAAACAAATCAAATTTTTTTCGCACTATTTGCCGTATTTATGCTTGGCTGGATGATATTTTTATTTAAGTCATACTTACTTACCATAAGCATAGGCATACTCTTAGCAGTTTCTACAGCAAACATACAAAATTTCTTTTTACAAGCCACTAAAGGTAAAAGATTGATATCTACGATATTTACTACGATATTTTTTGTGGCGATATTTATAATACCTTTTATATATGCCGTAGTTGCGATATTTGAACAAGGCACTAGCGTAGATATAAGTTATTTAAATTCTATTGTTACGTATATTAAAAACTACGACTTTACGCTACCTAGCAAAGTCCAGTTTTTAGAGCCTAAATTTAAAGAATTACTCTTAAGCATAGACTTCAACTCTTTAGTAACAAATGCTTTTAACTACATAAAAAGTAGCTTAGAAAAAAGCGCGTCATTTTTTACAGATATGGGGCTTATAGTTCTATTTTTTTTCTTATCTCATCTGTATGCAAACGAGCTTACAAGCTATATAAAAAGCGTAACCCCTATGGCGCCTAGCGAACTTGAGTTTATATTTTTAGAAGTTACAAATACGATGAGCGTCGTCTTTTATACAACTATCGCAAATGCGATTTTACAAGGATTTTTATTTTCACTAATAGCGCTTTTTTACGGACAAAATGGACTTTTATTTGGCGTACTTTTTGGATTTGCATCTCTTATACCTATAGTGGGTGGCGCACTTATCTATGTGCCTTTTAGCATATATGAGCTAAGCATTGGCGATACATTTGGAGCGATTGTTGTATTTTTGTATTCAGTTATAGTGATATCTACTTTAGCAGACAATTTTATAAAGCCACTTATAATTAAATTTATAAACCAAAAATTAGTCAAAACAAAGGCAAAGATGAACGAGCTAGTTCTGTTTTTTGCTGGTGTTGCTGGACTTTCTAGCTTTGGATTTTGGGGAGTGATACTTGGTCCTGCGATAGTTACTTTAACTACTGCTACGCTTAGACTTTACGTTCTTTTGAAAAAACGAGGCATTATGTGA
- a CDS encoding MlaE family ABC transporter permease codes for MKDSLKFEFKNGVLTLSGKFDYNLSKSDIKKLKSLKVHTLDLLNLERIDYSVAVLMTKIYDSPKLINSNDKFDKIFALVGDKKILNTKLSKPFSLNLIENLGKSFLSIKDNFINFCIFLGEFLFGVASSIWNFKNIRFKELSNHFKDAGIKAVFIVCLTSFLIGIVLAYQGASMLERFGASIFVVDIMGIMTLREVGPLIAAIVIAGRSASSFTAQIGVMKITEEIDAMKTMGFEPFKFIVLPRVMALIIAMPLVVFLANSISIVGQMIVCNFYLDLSFNDYLERFKSSIELRHFWVGIFKAPFFGAVIGLIGCMRGFEVSGSTDSVGELTTKSVVNAIFWIIAIDAIFSIIYTELEI; via the coding sequence ATGAAAGATAGCTTGAAATTTGAGTTTAAAAACGGCGTTTTAACGCTAAGTGGCAAATTTGACTATAATCTAAGCAAAAGTGACATTAAAAAACTTAAAAGCCTAAAAGTTCATACTTTAGATCTTTTAAATTTAGAGCGAATCGACTATAGTGTTGCAGTTTTGATGACAAAAATTTACGACTCTCCTAAACTCATTAACTCAAATGATAAATTTGATAAAATTTTCGCATTAGTCGGCGATAAAAAGATCCTAAATACAAAGTTATCAAAGCCTTTTAGTTTAAATTTAATAGAGAATTTAGGTAAAAGTTTTTTATCTATAAAAGACAACTTCATCAACTTTTGCATATTTTTAGGAGAGTTTTTATTTGGTGTAGCTTCGAGCATTTGGAATTTTAAAAATATAAGATTTAAAGAGCTTTCAAACCACTTCAAAGACGCAGGTATAAAGGCTGTTTTTATCGTGTGCTTAACAAGCTTTTTGATAGGTATAGTCTTAGCATATCAAGGAGCTAGTATGCTAGAGCGCTTTGGAGCTAGTATCTTTGTAGTTGATATAATGGGTATAATGACGCTTCGTGAAGTAGGTCCTCTCATCGCTGCTATAGTAATAGCTGGACGCTCTGCTTCAAGCTTTACGGCACAAATAGGCGTTATGAAGATCACAGAAGAGATAGACGCTATGAAAACTATGGGATTTGAGCCTTTTAAATTTATCGTTCTACCAAGAGTTATGGCACTTATCATTGCTATGCCACTTGTCGTATTTTTGGCAAATTCTATCAGCATAGTTGGACAAATGATAGTTTGTAATTTCTACTTAGATCTTAGTTTTAATGATTATCTTGAGAGATTTAAAAGCAGCATTGAGCTTAGGCATTTTTGGGTCGGGATATTTAAAGCACCATTTTTTGGAGCAGTCATTGGGCTGATTGGCTGCATGAGAGGATTTGAGGTAAGTGGAAGTACGGATAGCGTTGGAGAGCTTACTACAAAAAGCGTTGTAAATGCGATATTTTGGATCATTGCGATAGATGCTATTTTTTCGATAATTTATACGGAGCTTGAAATTTGA
- a CDS encoding ABC transporter ATP-binding protein — MHDNVSFSIKRGEIYGFLGGSGSGKTTLLKTLIYLKEPLSGDIFINGVNLWKANLDKRQEIRLKIGVMFQFGALFSGMSVLDNIGILLREYSKYDKKDIDDIAKMWLLKVGLNAEAANLYPSELSGGMKKRVALARSLALSPEILFLDEPNSGLDPLSARALDRLICDLRDSLGITVVMVTHDIDSIFSILDRFLIIHNHKIAYEGDLRGALEFKENPLRELFMMRSLDGK, encoded by the coding sequence ATGCACGATAATGTAAGTTTTAGCATAAAACGTGGTGAAATTTACGGATTTTTAGGCGGAAGTGGAAGTGGAAAAACTACTCTTTTAAAAACGCTTATCTACCTAAAAGAGCCATTAAGTGGCGATATATTTATAAACGGCGTAAATTTATGGAAAGCAAATTTGGATAAACGTCAAGAAATTCGTCTTAAAATAGGCGTAATGTTTCAGTTTGGTGCTCTTTTTAGCGGTATGAGTGTTTTGGATAATATAGGAATTTTGCTTAGAGAATATAGCAAATACGATAAAAAAGATATAGACGATATAGCTAAAATGTGGCTTTTAAAAGTGGGTTTAAACGCTGAGGCAGCAAATTTATATCCAAGTGAGCTAAGCGGTGGTATGAAAAAAAGAGTTGCACTTGCTAGGTCTTTGGCTCTTAGCCCTGAAATTTTGTTTTTAGATGAGCCAAACTCAGGGCTTGATCCACTTAGCGCAAGAGCGCTCGATAGGCTCATTTGCGACCTTAGAGATAGCCTTGGGATAACTGTCGTTATGGTAACTCACGATATAGATAGCATTTTTAGTATTTTAGATAGATTTTTGATAATACACAATCATAAAATAGCTTATGAAGGCGATCTTAGAGGAGCTTTGGAATTTAAAGAAAATCCTTTAAGGGAGCTTTTTATGATGAGGAGTTTAGATGGAAAGTAA
- a CDS encoding MlaD family protein → MESKSSYFIAGAFFCIVMIFVVVFLLFMNKNGNADEYRSYYIQTKELPNGIKKDAQVRFIGVPAGIVKDIYFSDPKTATIEIKLSIKKDLPIKKDSVAVVEIQGISGIASINISKGSPEARTFAADEKPVIFMEQGLLAKIGDNAVNVSHRLNLTLSKFGELLSDKNIKALSQTLDSINKFSSFLNSKENIEHIKTILSSTNKTASALSKIKFEELANQLNAFLVDANRQAKLLEQTQMLLAKKIESGEYDFKSIISPTLQNTNDTLSELNGLIAEIQNTLFRLEDNPYEFFFKDTGDKK, encoded by the coding sequence ATGGAAAGTAAAAGTTCGTATTTCATAGCTGGAGCATTTTTTTGTATAGTTATGATATTTGTGGTAGTTTTTTTGCTGTTTATGAACAAAAACGGAAACGCAGATGAGTATAGAAGCTACTATATACAGACAAAAGAGCTACCAAATGGCATAAAAAAAGATGCACAAGTAAGGTTTATAGGAGTTCCAGCAGGTATCGTAAAAGATATATATTTTAGCGATCCAAAAACTGCTACTATCGAGATAAAACTCAGTATTAAAAAAGATCTACCTATAAAAAAAGATAGCGTCGCCGTAGTCGAAATTCAAGGCATAAGCGGGATAGCTAGCATAAATATATCCAAAGGCTCCCCTGAAGCGCGTACATTTGCTGCTGATGAAAAACCCGTCATTTTTATGGAGCAAGGACTACTAGCAAAGATAGGAGATAACGCGGTAAATGTATCTCACAGACTAAATTTAACACTCTCAAAATTTGGCGAACTTCTAAGCGATAAAAATATAAAAGCCCTTAGCCAGACTTTGGATTCGATAAATAAATTTAGCTCTTTTTTAAATTCCAAAGAAAATATTGAACATATAAAAACTATCTTAAGTAGCACAAACAAGACCGCGTCTGCACTTAGCAAGATCAAATTTGAAGAGCTAGCAAATCAATTAAATGCCTTTTTAGTTGATGCTAATCGTCAAGCAAAACTTTTAGAACAAACACAAATGTTGCTAGCAAAAAAGATAGAAAGCGGCGAATATGACTTCAAAAGTATAATCTCACCTACATTGCAAAATACGAACGATACGCTATCTGAACTAAACGGACTAATAGCAGAGATACAAAATACACTATTTAGATTAGAAGATAATCCATATGAGTTTTTCTTTAAAGATACAGGAGATAAAAAATGA
- a CDS encoding ABC-type transport auxiliary lipoprotein family protein, producing MKYLFITLVGILLSGCIAKQGIQSRYYELENVAKPNFKCDRSANIDVFIDKIKMLDIYQSRNIIYKQNSQISYLKDAKFASYPNVMIYKSLIDYLQNHCKFKPVLSSKEGFLNLKITILDIYVSQNEAKISAFVSVNNDKKVLANSVLSQTKSIDKFSEENAINALNLALANIQDQIYDLLTSALIATSEN from the coding sequence ATGAAATATTTATTTATAACATTAGTTGGCATTTTGCTAAGCGGATGTATAGCAAAACAAGGCATACAAAGTAGATACTACGAGCTTGAAAATGTAGCTAAACCAAATTTCAAATGCGATAGAAGTGCAAATATAGATGTGTTTATAGATAAGATAAAAATGTTAGATATTTATCAAAGCAGAAATATAATTTATAAGCAAAATAGTCAAATTTCATATCTAAAAGATGCGAAATTCGCCTCATATCCAAACGTGATGATCTATAAATCTTTGATAGATTATCTACAAAATCACTGCAAATTTAAGCCTGTTTTATCGAGCAAAGAAGGTTTTTTAAATTTAAAAATAACCATACTAGACATCTACGTCAGCCAAAACGAAGCTAAAATTTCCGCTTTTGTTAGTGTCAATAATGATAAAAAAGTTCTAGCAAACAGCGTCTTAAGCCAAACAAAAAGTATTGATAAATTTAGCGAAGAAAATGCTATAAATGCACTAAATTTGGCATTAGCTAACATACAAGACCAAATTTATGACTTACTAACTTCAGCCTTAATAGCCACTTCTGAGAATTAA
- the fliP gene encoding flagellar type III secretion system pore protein FliP (The bacterial flagellar biogenesis protein FliP forms a type III secretion system (T3SS)-type pore required for flagellar assembly.), with the protein MRFLLLFLFGFVAVFAADTLTVPTINLTLSAPDTPQQLVTSLNVLIVLTILALAPSLIFVMTSFLRLIIVFSFLRQAMATQQMPPTSILISLALILTFFIMEPVAKKSYDEGIKPYLAEQISYQEAFELGSKPFKEFMVRNTREKDLALFYRIRALPNPKTIDDVPFSVAAPAFVISELKTAFEIGFLLYLPFLVIDMVVSSVLMAMGMMMLPPTMISLPFKLLIFVLVDGWNLLVGNLVESFK; encoded by the coding sequence TTGAGGTTTTTACTACTATTTTTATTTGGCTTTGTTGCTGTTTTTGCCGCCGATACGCTCACTGTTCCTACTATAAATTTAACATTAAGCGCACCAGATACGCCCCAGCAGCTAGTTACTAGCTTAAATGTCTTAATAGTCCTAACGATACTAGCTTTAGCTCCGTCTTTGATCTTTGTTATGACTAGTTTTTTAAGGCTCATTATAGTATTTTCATTTTTGCGTCAAGCTATGGCAACACAGCAGATGCCACCTACTAGCATACTTATCTCACTTGCTTTGATACTTACGTTTTTCATTATGGAACCAGTAGCCAAAAAATCATACGATGAGGGTATAAAACCGTATTTAGCCGAGCAGATCAGCTATCAAGAAGCGTTTGAGCTTGGTAGCAAACCATTTAAAGAGTTTATGGTGAGAAATACTAGAGAAAAGGATTTAGCTCTATTTTATAGGATAAGAGCTCTGCCAAATCCAAAGACTATAGACGACGTGCCATTTAGCGTAGCTGCCCCTGCGTTTGTCATAAGTGAGCTAAAAACAGCTTTTGAGATAGGATTTTTACTTTATCTTCCTTTTTTAGTCATAGATATGGTAGTAAGCTCTGTGCTTATGGCTATGGGTATGATGATGCTACCGCCTACGATGATATCTTTGCCTTTTAAGCTACTGATATTTGTATTAGTAGATGGATGGAATTTGTTAGTTGGAAATTTAGTAGAGAGCTTTAAATAG
- a CDS encoding AEC family transporter, whose translation MVFEAMFSIFILLASGYLAKKTKVLAQNQAIIFIDFVLCFALPAMIFDRIYHVNIDINLINIILTGFGSSILAALIAVGLGFLFKFKKTTIVSLALLSLFGNTLFVGIPVVQGFFGEESINEVIFYDQLATGIPISILGPLILSLGAPAKVSLIQNTIKILKFPPFVALILGLICRNFELPNIIFPPLKMFASSVVPVALFAVGIGLGFNSVKSAWKSTSVVLVAKMVIAPALFVIIASSFGVNFDQKWMIGLIECAMPPMVLASAMILKANLDTNLAISSVALGIVFTFISIPSIFLFLA comes from the coding sequence ATGGTTTTTGAAGCTATGTTTTCTATCTTTATACTTCTAGCGTCTGGATATTTGGCAAAAAAAACTAAAGTTTTAGCACAAAATCAAGCCATAATATTTATAGATTTTGTCTTATGTTTTGCACTTCCTGCTATGATCTTTGATAGAATTTATCACGTCAATATCGATATAAATTTGATAAATATCATACTTACTGGTTTTGGCTCATCTATATTAGCAGCTCTTATCGCAGTAGGACTTGGGTTTTTATTTAAATTTAAAAAAACTACTATAGTGAGTTTGGCGCTACTTAGTCTTTTTGGAAATACTCTTTTTGTTGGTATCCCGGTCGTTCAGGGATTTTTTGGCGAGGAATCTATAAATGAAGTTATATTTTATGATCAACTAGCAACTGGAATTCCTATATCTATACTAGGTCCGCTAATACTATCGCTTGGTGCTCCTGCAAAGGTTTCTTTGATACAAAATACGATAAAAATACTAAAATTCCCGCCGTTTGTAGCACTTATATTAGGACTAATATGTAGAAATTTTGAACTTCCAAATATTATATTTCCACCGCTTAAAATGTTTGCTAGTAGCGTTGTGCCAGTGGCCCTTTTTGCTGTTGGAATAGGACTTGGATTTAACAGCGTAAAAAGTGCATGGAAAAGCACAAGCGTGGTTTTAGTGGCAAAAATGGTGATAGCACCTGCATTGTTTGTGATAATAGCGTCTTCATTTGGCGTAAATTTCGATCAAAAATGGATGATAGGACTTATAGAATGTGCGATGCCGCCTATGGTTTTAGCTAGTGCTATGATACTAAAAGCAAATTTAGATACCAACTTAGCTATTTCAAGTGTCGCTCTTGGCATAGTATTTACTTTCATAAGCATACCTAGCATATTTTTATTTCTAGCTTGA